A single bacterium DNA region contains:
- the murC gene encoding UDP-N-acetylmuramate--L-alanine ligase yields the protein MENKTVYLMGIGGMGMVALAGLFKAKGWQVTGSDKGEIYPPASTELQHLGIKAIAGYDAKNITKDLDLVIVGNVISKGHPEYERVLELKIPYTSMAQALGEYFVQDKSSVVICGTHGKTTTASLMAYILNQLGEDPGFFIGGIPHQFKQGYQLGQGHYFVLEGDEYDTACFEKTPKFLHYKTQHLLLTSIEFDHADIYESLAQIKDQFRKLFEQISDNKAMVVCGDDQNIRMLMQEYPDKTFITYGERESNHWSIKNYTYQGDGIFSYGVYKQDEKLAIIKTKMMGKHNAINALGCLAVCESMGLELEKVVESIGSFEGVTRRQQHLSSQGQVHIYDDFAHHPTAVEKTLAAFKPIAQKNGGKLWALFEPRSNTSRRNTFQNDWPIAFKDADVVLMTKVYEKADGLQDKLDVQQLKTDLEKQGKTVYLPQNKEELVQQVTSHVNAGDTLLFMSNGDFGHAREAVVEHYQS from the coding sequence ATGGAAAATAAAACGGTATATTTAATGGGTATAGGTGGTATGGGTATGGTTGCTTTGGCCGGTTTGTTTAAAGCCAAAGGCTGGCAGGTGACCGGTTCCGATAAAGGAGAAATTTACCCTCCAGCCAGCACAGAGCTTCAGCATTTAGGCATTAAAGCTATTGCTGGCTATGATGCTAAGAATATTACAAAAGATTTGGATTTGGTGATTGTCGGCAATGTGATCAGCAAAGGTCATCCAGAATATGAGCGTGTTTTAGAACTCAAAATTCCATACACATCCATGGCTCAAGCTTTAGGGGAATATTTTGTGCAAGATAAATCATCGGTGGTGATTTGTGGAACCCATGGCAAAACCACAACGGCATCTTTGATGGCCTATATTCTTAATCAATTGGGTGAAGATCCTGGCTTTTTTATTGGCGGCATTCCACACCAATTTAAACAAGGCTATCAATTGGGACAGGGACACTATTTTGTTCTTGAAGGAGATGAGTATGATACCGCCTGTTTTGAAAAAACACCCAAGTTTTTGCACTACAAAACTCAGCACTTGCTGTTGACCAGCATTGAGTTTGATCATGCTGATATCTATGAATCTTTGGCTCAAATCAAAGATCAATTTAGAAAATTATTTGAACAAATTTCAGATAACAAAGCCATGGTTGTCTGTGGGGATGATCAAAATATTCGGATGCTGATGCAAGAGTATCCGGATAAAACATTTATCACTTATGGTGAAAGAGAAAGCAATCATTGGTCTATTAAAAATTACACCTATCAAGGCGATGGCATTTTCAGTTATGGGGTTTATAAACAAGATGAAAAACTAGCGATAATTAAAACCAAAATGATGGGCAAGCATAATGCCATTAATGCTCTGGGTTGCTTGGCGGTCTGTGAATCTATGGGTTTAGAGCTTGAAAAGGTGGTAGAGTCCATTGGCAGTTTTGAGGGGGTAACCCGCAGACAGCAGCATCTGTCATCCCAAGGCCAAGTGCATATTTATGACGACTTTGCACATCATCCAACGGCGGTAGAAAAAACCCTAGCTGCGTTTAAGCCCATAGCTCAAAAAAATGGTGGTAAGCTCTGGGCTTTGTTTGAGCCGCGTTCCAATACTTCTAGAAGAAACACCTTTCAAAACGATTGGCCAATAGCGTTTAAAGATGCAGATGTGGTGTTGATGACCAAAGTGTATGAAAAAGCTGATGGATTGCAAGATAAACTGGATGTACAACAATTAAAAACAGACTTAGAAAAACAAGGAAAGACCGTTTATTTGCCGCAAAACAAAGAGGAACTGGTGCAGCAGGTCACGAGTCATGTCAATGCAGGTGACACTCTCTTGTTTATGTCCAATGGTGATTTTGGTCATGCAAGGGAAGCCGTGGTTGAACATTATCAATCTTAG
- a CDS encoding transposase, whose amino-acid sequence MPRKPLIKSSVYPYHIFGRSNNKEHFYVPLDVVWDISTYLFEKVHQEYEAKLHTFVLMPNHYHILMSTPLKNIDQIMNYWVRELSKKINYRAGRINRVFGGRYKWCSIQDEIYHANAYKYIYQNPTRAFLSDKIETYPWSTIQFLKNNNIPKYLYDEDFCQLNHVIPMKIKDKLLWLNDFLLEKEQEVIRRALRRYIFQYPNKKKFYSVLRKFST is encoded by the coding sequence ATGCCAAGAAAACCACTTATCAAGTCATCCGTGTATCCGTATCACATTTTTGGTAGGTCAAATAATAAAGAGCATTTCTATGTTCCATTGGATGTGGTTTGGGATATTTCTACCTATTTGTTTGAAAAGGTACATCAAGAGTATGAGGCGAAGTTGCATACATTTGTATTGATGCCAAACCATTACCATATTTTGATGAGTACACCTTTAAAAAATATAGACCAGATAATGAACTACTGGGTCCGAGAATTGAGCAAAAAAATCAATTATCGTGCTGGAAGAATTAATCGTGTGTTTGGTGGAAGGTACAAGTGGTGTAGCATCCAAGATGAAATTTATCATGCAAATGCTTACAAATATATTTATCAAAACCCAACAAGAGCATTTTTGTCAGATAAAATTGAAACTTATCCTTGGTCGACAATACAGTTCTTAAAAAATAATAATATACCCAAATATTTATATGATGAAGATTTCTGCCAATTAAACCATGTGATTCCAATGAAAATAAAAGATAAACTATTATGGCTAAATGATTTTTTATTAGAAAAAGAGCAAGAAGTTATTAGGAGAGCTTTAAGACGTTATATTTTTCAATATCCAAACAAAAAGAAATTTTATTCCGTATTGAGAAAATTTAGTACCTAA
- a CDS encoding glycerol-3-phosphate acyltransferase: MNKDFLNRVKQYLIIHTNTVAVYLDDFYIDPQKKYTFVLTQSNPALLRKIIERCLIKQFKIPVNHIHFITDFDLLASQKNNRYLYSCNVFSYDNYIHIENLSLLQAILFYIGSNILGRLVHFKIYISFVKILPSSTEQSLNINKQKMIRSVCGPGLQKSQTIKAGLQKSYYENENIENKLKQSQISQILNDMIGSFHHVLGALAYLTVKLFCLKIFRPMEIKFVNAPGLRKNLTNSSVVYIPNHKSHIDYLLLSISLYKHSFFPPHTAAGINLSFFPVGPILSRLGAFFIRRSIGTNKHYAFLLSQYLRYLVVEKIPQAVFFEGGRSRTGKLLDPKLGILTYQLQALEKDNDIVFVPVSINYDYIPELTEITHQLAGAKKKKENIFNFIWSFAKILKQCGRVRLHFHEGISAQKFFSNQNIEKANIQLLAKDILRDIASVTSCSRGFILASALFKQLFYSKDLNEPIHLDYLRQDYNRLIDHFFHEDKQINPNKTFRWTVALFKRHDILSRDKNHVRLNQKKFAKLFYLRNTSIHSVFQHWLLQLNPQDYPESFLKLLQTWQPGLNLNPRYQVHVKNRAIKSWLQQLLIPELSFIANHAHSRVNENPQQEDIFTLPQTIKRLFEHDFKRIKFKLSKQEWKEIFNFCSNLNL; this comes from the coding sequence ATGAACAAGGATTTTCTTAATAGAGTCAAACAATACCTCATTATTCATACCAATACCGTTGCGGTATATTTGGATGATTTTTATATTGACCCACAAAAAAAGTACACTTTTGTTTTAACACAAAGCAATCCCGCGCTTTTACGCAAGATTATTGAACGTTGCTTGATTAAACAGTTTAAAATCCCTGTTAATCATATTCATTTTATAACGGATTTTGACTTGCTTGCTAGTCAAAAAAATAACCGTTATCTGTATAGTTGCAATGTTTTTAGCTACGATAACTATATCCATATTGAAAACTTGAGTTTGTTACAAGCAATCCTCTTTTATATTGGTTCAAATATATTGGGTAGACTTGTCCACTTTAAAATTTATATCTCTTTTGTAAAAATCTTACCCAGCTCTACAGAGCAGTCTTTAAACATCAACAAACAAAAAATGATCCGATCTGTTTGCGGCCCAGGCTTGCAAAAATCTCAAACCATCAAAGCTGGTTTACAAAAAAGCTACTATGAAAATGAAAACATAGAAAACAAACTCAAACAATCTCAAATCAGTCAAATTCTCAATGACATGATTGGCTCTTTTCATCACGTTCTTGGTGCGCTTGCCTACTTAACGGTAAAGTTATTTTGCCTTAAAATTTTTAGGCCCATGGAAATAAAATTTGTCAATGCCCCTGGTTTACGCAAAAATTTAACCAATAGTTCTGTTGTTTATATTCCCAACCATAAAAGCCATATCGACTATTTACTCTTATCCATATCATTGTATAAACACTCTTTTTTCCCGCCTCACACTGCCGCCGGCATTAATTTATCCTTTTTTCCTGTTGGCCCTATTTTAAGTCGCCTTGGTGCTTTTTTTATTAGACGCAGTATAGGAACCAACAAACACTATGCTTTTTTATTGTCTCAGTACCTCCGCTATTTGGTTGTTGAAAAAATACCACAAGCCGTTTTCTTTGAAGGTGGCCGCTCACGGACCGGAAAACTTCTTGATCCAAAATTAGGGATTTTAACGTATCAATTACAAGCCCTTGAAAAAGATAATGATATTGTTTTTGTGCCGGTGAGCATCAATTATGACTATATACCTGAACTCACTGAGATCACGCATCAGCTAGCAGGCGCTAAAAAAAAGAAAGAGAATATTTTTAATTTTATTTGGTCTTTTGCAAAAATTCTTAAACAGTGTGGCCGCGTGCGCTTACATTTTCATGAAGGTATTTCTGCACAAAAATTTTTCTCTAATCAAAACATTGAAAAAGCCAATATTCAGTTGCTGGCTAAAGATATATTGCGTGATATTGCCAGTGTCACCTCTTGTTCACGCGGCTTTATTTTGGCCAGTGCTTTATTCAAACAACTTTTTTACTCTAAAGATTTGAATGAACCCATTCACCTCGACTACTTGCGCCAAGACTACAACCGTTTAATCGATCACTTTTTTCATGAAGATAAACAGATCAACCCCAATAAAACATTTAGGTGGACGGTTGCCTTATTCAAACGGCATGATATTTTATCGCGTGATAAAAACCATGTACGACTCAATCAAAAAAAGTTTGCCAAACTTTTTTACCTGCGTAACACCTCTATTCATAGTGTTTTCCAACATTGGCTCTTACAACTTAACCCCCAAGACTATCCTGAAAGTTTTTTAAAGCTTTTACAAACTTGGCAACCTGGACTCAACCTAAATCCACGCTACCAGGTGCATGTAAAAAATAGAGCTATAAAATCATGGTTACAACAGCTTTTAATTCCTGAGCTTTCATTTATAGCCAACCATGCTCACTCTAGGGTCAATGAAAATCCTCAGCAAGAGGATATTTTTACACTACCCCAAACCATCAAGAGACTTTTTGAGCATGACTTTAAAAGAATTAAGTTTAAACTTTCCAAACAAGAGTGGAAAGAGATCTTCAATTTTTGTTCAAACTTAAACTTATAA
- a CDS encoding serine hydrolase: MQALSDRVEQAIKDQLFTACAFAVFDQHSSQKYYHGYHSQEKITAVGEKSLFDLASLTKVLATGSFLADCIDKKILKPHQMLSFQNKAEQYSLQDLMTHQAGFSAWLDFRILCEGDLSRLKKNIVHLKPELDAGKKSIYSDVGFIVMMHLLEEKLGESWPKIIQSFLNSESAFSNLFFAQNNGQLKKAEHNFVATENYLHRPSFGYVHDENCYFMGGISSHAGLFGTLPACIKAGQAWLSAIKGNSDWLSQETAQMMTAPIKAQDGTVRAMCWDKPSDQGHGSTAGQYISSQGFGHLGYTGTSIWIDPKKNQGIIILANRVHPKDNHIDEFRQFRKDMHNMIWAKD, from the coding sequence ATGCAAGCCTTAAGTGATCGAGTTGAGCAAGCTATTAAAGATCAGCTGTTTACAGCCTGTGCTTTTGCTGTTTTTGACCAACACAGCAGCCAAAAATATTACCATGGCTACCATAGCCAAGAAAAAATAACAGCAGTTGGAGAGAAAAGTCTTTTTGACTTAGCATCTTTGACCAAGGTTTTGGCCACCGGATCTTTTTTAGCAGACTGCATTGATAAAAAAATATTAAAGCCTCATCAAATGCTTAGTTTTCAGAACAAAGCAGAACAGTATAGTTTGCAAGATTTAATGACCCATCAGGCTGGCTTTTCAGCTTGGCTTGATTTTAGAATTTTATGTGAAGGCGATTTATCGAGACTTAAAAAAAATATAGTTCATTTAAAGCCCGAGCTAGATGCTGGAAAAAAAAGCATTTATTCCGATGTTGGCTTTATTGTTATGATGCATTTGCTGGAAGAAAAACTGGGGGAAAGTTGGCCCAAAATCATCCAAAGTTTTTTAAATTCAGAGTCTGCCTTTTCAAATTTATTTTTTGCTCAAAATAATGGGCAGCTCAAAAAAGCGGAGCATAATTTTGTGGCAACAGAAAACTATCTGCACCGCCCCAGTTTTGGCTATGTTCATGATGAAAATTGTTATTTTATGGGAGGCATCAGCAGCCATGCAGGTCTGTTTGGAACACTCCCAGCCTGTATTAAAGCAGGACAAGCTTGGTTAAGTGCAATCAAAGGCAATTCAGATTGGTTAAGTCAAGAAACAGCCCAAATGATGACGGCACCTATAAAGGCGCAAGATGGAACAGTTAGAGCCATGTGCTGGGATAAACCCAGTGATCAGGGACATGGATCAACTGCAGGACAATATATTTCAAGCCAGGGCTTTGGCCATTTAGGCTATACTGGAACCTCGATTTGGATTGATCCAAAAAAAAACCAAGGCATCATCATCTTAGCCAACAGAGTTCACCCCAAAGACAATCATATAGATGAATTCCGCCAATTTAGAAAAGACATGCACAATATGATATGGGCAAAAGATTAA
- a CDS encoding LD-carboxypeptidase, giving the protein MNKPAGLLKKDRVYMVACSSPFEQKNFKRAKQFLSDAGLKVTYSRSLFAKRYYLAGTDKQRLQAMEQALKDKKAKAIFFARGGYGCTRILPFSIDKTWSDKIIMGLSDVTPLLNWYALKKKCQTIHGPVLCGAQFNNLSLRQKNHILGLLSYPAKQQVLQIEKDYKVHKVKTAKARVLGGNLSMLCSSVGTAYAVKPKNTFIFLEEVNEPAYRVDRMLTQLFQVGFFDECKAIFLGDFTDPNSDFHANAWLLALIKDLMKKQKLNVPIVYGLKSGHVHADVLWPIGGWVEILKNGKQIVIDSLVK; this is encoded by the coding sequence ATGAACAAACCTGCCGGATTACTAAAAAAAGATCGCGTGTACATGGTTGCGTGTAGCAGTCCATTTGAGCAAAAAAACTTTAAACGTGCAAAACAATTTTTGTCTGATGCAGGTTTAAAAGTAACGTATTCAAGAAGTCTATTTGCTAAGCGCTATTATTTGGCAGGTACTGATAAGCAACGTTTGCAGGCTATGGAGCAGGCTTTAAAAGATAAAAAAGCTAAAGCCATCTTTTTTGCTAGAGGCGGTTATGGCTGTACAAGAATTTTACCTTTTAGCATTGATAAAACGTGGTCTGATAAAATTATTATGGGTTTGAGCGATGTAACACCTTTGTTGAACTGGTATGCTTTAAAGAAAAAATGTCAAACCATTCATGGACCCGTATTGTGTGGAGCGCAGTTCAATAACTTAAGCTTGAGGCAAAAAAATCATATCCTGGGATTGCTTTCTTATCCTGCAAAGCAACAAGTTTTACAGATTGAGAAAGATTATAAAGTTCATAAAGTTAAAACAGCAAAAGCCAGAGTTCTTGGGGGTAATTTAAGCATGCTGTGCAGCAGCGTGGGTACAGCCTATGCGGTTAAACCTAAAAATACATTTATTTTTTTAGAGGAAGTCAATGAGCCTGCATACAGGGTAGATAGGATGTTAACCCAATTATTCCAGGTTGGTTTTTTTGATGAGTGTAAGGCTATTTTTTTAGGAGACTTTACGGATCCTAATAGTGATTTTCATGCCAATGCCTGGTTACTGGCTTTGATCAAAGATTTAATGAAGAAACAAAAGCTTAATGTTCCTATTGTGTATGGTTTAAAGAGTGGTCATGTCCATGCTGATGTCTTGTGGCCCATTGGTGGCTGGGTAGAGATTTTAAAAAATGGTAAACAAATCGTAATTGATAGCTTGGTGAAATAA